The sequence TTAGTTCCGTGAAGGGATATGTTCACTGAAAATGGATATTTGTTGTATGTATCTTGTCAACATTCATGACCAATGGTAATTCAGATAATTTCTTGtatatttaaagtttctaaaaatCAGCATAAAAACTCTTTTGAGTGTGTGAGTTCATCCTATATTATAATCAGTTCACTAAATAAGGTTAATTTTCaaggagcattttttcatatagtaGAAAAGTAATGAATCTGATAATGTGGCAGTGTTTACTTAACATTtcagtggtggtgatgataatgattTTAATAGTAACTAACACGTAGCTAGTGTGTGCTACTTGCCGGGCAGTGTTGTAagacatttaatctttacaacacccTAATTCTAAAAGGTGATCGTATTATAGACTAGGAAACTAGTAAGGTTAGGTAACTGAAGGGACACAGAGATGGAGGACTGGGTCTCTGCTCCTAATTGTTACTCTGTAATAGTGAACACCTCTGTGCCACGTTCTCTATACGACCGTGCAAGGTGTAGGTTAATTCCTAGTTAATTCTTAAGTAGCattagcaaagtaaggctcaagcCGCTTAGGTAACTTGTCCAAGTACTTGCCCAAGTAGGATCAAGAAGGCTGGCATTTCAACGCAGGCCTCTGTGACTTGTAGTCttcactaaaattatttcaaagtactaATTTGAGgtcctgtattttatgttatatatttagaAGGCATACTTAAAACAGCGAGTCTCCAAACGTTTTCACCTGCCACACAGGATGGATAGTGTTCACTCTTCTCTACTGTCTGTGAGCATATACGTTACATGTCAGTTGCATATAACATAACACAGGCAGGGTGAGATGTGACCTGGGGAGTCGCCTGGCTGGAGCACAGTCCTCAGATAACCAGGGGCCCCTGTGCATGCACCCAGTGACTCGGGTGTGTCAAGAAGAGTTAATTACATCCTATTTAACTCTACATCAATTTAGGAAGCATAATTCATAAAATCAGTTAAAACACAGGCCTCAGATTttatgcagagaaggcaatggcaacccactgcagtactcttgcctggaaaatcccacggacggaggagcctggtaggctgcagcccagggggtcgctaagagtcggacacgactgagtgacttcactttcacatttcactttcatgcattggagaaggaaatggcaacccactccagggttcttgcctggagaatcccagggacgggggagcctggtgggctgctgtctatggggtcgcacagagtcggacacgactgaagtgacttagcagcagcagcagcagcacctgtcattttattttgttcaatagactttaaaaataattcacgtcagaaaatgtaaaaaacGCCACGCCTCAGGGTGCCTGCCCATGGGGGAAGGAGCGCGCCCAGCTCCTGCAGCATATTCAGGAGAGGCATCCACACAGGGACCTGAGCGCACCGCACACTGGCTGGTTCACAGGACTTATTATCCTATCCTAGACATCCCGGTGCTATTAGCCCTAGCTGCAGGGACCGAAAGTTTCCTCTGCCCCTTCTGAAAATATTAGATAatgtcaatgcaggggaataaTACACTCTTTCTGCATTTCTACCCTGCAGTGCAGCAACTGTTGCTCTTGGGGATGATTGTGCTAATTCTTAGCTCATTAACGCCAAGTACTACATGCCTACACACTACTCTAACCAGAGAGAATGCAAAAGAGAGTGTGATACATCTTTCTGGAGCGTTGAAGTTTAATAAGATTGAACCAAGGGAAGAACCAAGGAGTTGGCAATAACTATCCTCTCCCCCACCACATGGAAGACAGAAGTGTGGGGGATGGGGACATGCTCCAGGGGACAGTCCAGTCTCTGAAGTTTCAcccagcaggggaggaggggcagccagGCCAGGGTGGTGCCTCTTCTGGTCGCCCAGGTCCCTGCAGAGCATCCTCTGTGCTGGTCAGGGTTTTGGACAGGAGGCTTCCTGAAGGGGTGGAggtgtctacggccataccaccctgaacgcgcccgatctcgtctgaagGGGTGGAGgtgctgggtttgagtcccatcaTCCAGGTGGGAACATGCCCAGGTCCCAGGGGGCTTGGCAGGTCATCCCCTAGGTGTTTCTGGGCTCACTTTTTTACCCCTCTTGCTGGGCAGCCCACAGCAAAGATGTTTAAGGAGACCTCTCCATATTCTCCCAgccacccccttcttcttctgggtGAGGCCAGGGGGAGTGACTGGAGACAAATTCTGGGGCTGCCCAACAAGGGTGGAGCTTCCCGCATCAGGCACATCTGGGGGGCAGTGGGTTTTACCGCTCATGTCACAGGTGCCCCTGGTGTCCCGGGTGACGGTGGCATGAGGATCGTGGGTGCCGTGGGCACCACCGGTGTCACGGGCGCCTCTGGTGTCCCTGGGGACACTGGCGCCGTAGGTATCGCGGGCGCCACGGGCGTCTTCTATGTCGCAGGCCCCAGTGGTGTCCTGGGTGCTTAGGGCGCCGTGGGTGAGGCTGGTATCACAGGCGTCTCTGGTGTCCCGCGTGAAGCTGGTATCACGGGTGTGGCTGCTGTCACGCCCGCCGCAGGCGTCACAGGTGAGCCTGGTCCCGCACGTGTCGTGGCGGTCACCGGCGCGATCGGTGGCTGGGGCGCTGCGGCCATCACGGGTGTTGCGAGtggagggggctgagctgggggtgaCGGTCCTCGCCTCCGGGCAGGGTGAGGGAGTGGCAGGCTCTCTGGTCTTCTCCCTTGACTCCTGGTTCTCCTGCTCCATGGTCTCCCAAAGCCAGTCGGGAATAAGCGTGGACACTTCAGGGTTGGCGGGAGGCGTATGTTCTTGGCTGCTGAGGTCGGAGGAAACAGCCGGCCTCACAAAGATGGTGCGGGCCCGCACCTTGGGTCCATTCGAGTCTCTGCCAGTGCTTGTATGCCTGCCCTGGATCTGGTCCCTCGACCAGCCCAGTGTCATCCCCATTGTCACCCCAGGGTAATCTCCATAGGCTGGCGGGAGTGGCCTTTCCAGGCCCACGTTCAGCCAAGGATGATGCCGAACATCATCTAAAGTCGCCCTGTTGGCCGGGTTGAGCGTTAACATACGGCGTATCAAGTCTTTCATCTCACCTGATAGGCCTTCGGGCACACGGTAGTGCCCTGTGCAGATGCAGTCCCGCAGCTCCCGGAAATCTCGTCCCGTGAAGGGGGCGGATCCCGTTACCAGGGTGTACAGCACCACGCCGAGGCTCCACACGTCCACCTCTGGGCCTGTGTAGGGCAGCCCCAGGAAGAGTTCTGGGGCCATGTACTCAAGGGTGCCGCAGGAGGTGTTCAGTTTTTTTCCGGGGTGCCACTGGTCGCTGAGGCCAAAGTCTGAGAGTTTGATCTTGTTCGCCTCCAGGAGGATGTTGCCCGGCTTCACGTCCCGGTGCACCACGCCCCGCCGATGGCAGTGCCGCAGGGCTGAGACCAGCTGGCGGAACACGCCTCGGGCCTCCCCCTCGGTCAGGCAGCCTTGGGCGTCCAGGTAGGTGGCTAAGTCTCCCCCACTGAGGTACTCCATGATTAAAAAGAGAGTCTCCTCGGTGTCTATGATCTCGACGAGTTGGACAATGTTCCGGTGGTTGTTCATGCTTCTCAAGGCCCTGACCTCCTGAGAGAGTTGCCGGAGGTTGGTGTGATCTGTCTTTTCGATGATCTTGATGGCTACCAGTGCCTTGGTGAGACGATGCCGGGCCAATTTCACCTCGGCGGATTGGCCCTCGCCAAGGGTGTCAAGGATGTCATAATCCTTGATACGAGCCATCTTGTTGGTCGAGATGGCTGTCAAGTCCTGCATCCCTAACTACACTAACTACCACTAAGCTATACTACTGACCTAACTATACTAACTCTACCACTAAGCCCTCACTAAGAATGCTAACTGTTTGAACAATACTGTGTATGCTAACCGTGTTATACAGCTATTCTAATGCTAACAACTATGGTAACAGTGCAGATACTAACTATGCTAGGAACGTGTTAACTATACCCACCACACTAACTATGGAGAACACTAACAGTGCTGACACTAACTATACTATCTACGCTAGCAAACTAGTAGCTATACCAACTCTGCTATAACTATATCAATGATGGTCTCTATGCTAACACTAGCAACACtaactaaaaacaaataataagataaaatgagaaaaagaagggggaaaatggggaaaaacaaaaaatggggaggagaaactaaaactgaaagaaaaaaattataagacacaaatttaaaaaatgagaaaaagagaaagaaaaaagagaaaaaggaaaaaaaaatcaacaaaatggcaAAAACACGGAAAAACGCTCGCTAACTATAGGTCCAGCCGTCAGGTCACCAAAATCAGCTTCCAGGGCTCTGCGGACAAGACCAGCTGAGGTCTTATAAAGGGTCCCGGTGAGTTGCATCACAGTGATGCCCTGTGAGGTCAGAGCAAGAAATGGACCAATCGTGGCTGGGATAAACCCAgtggtttttctcccttttcagctTCAAGGCCCCTTTACACTTAGGTAAAA is a genomic window of Cervus elaphus chromosome 21, mCerEla1.1, whole genome shotgun sequence containing:
- the LOC122679130 gene encoding serine/threonine-protein kinase MARK2-like; this translates as MQDLTAISTNKMARIKDYDILDTLGEGQSAEVKLARHRLTKALVAIKIIEKTDHTNLRQLSQEVRALRSMNNHRNIVQLVEIIDTEETLFLIMEYLSGGDLATYLDAQGCLTEGEARGVFRQLVSALRHCHRRGVVHRDVKPGNILLEANKIKLSDFGLSDQWHPGKKLNTSCGTLEYMAPELFLGLPYTGPEVDVWSLGVVLYTLVTGSAPFTGRDFRELRDCICTGHYRVPEGLSGEMKDLIRRMLTLNPANRATLDDVRHHPWLNVGLERPLPPAYGDYPGVTMGMTLGWSRDQIQGRHTSTGRDSNGPKVRARTIFVRPAVSSDLSSQEHTPPANPEVSTLIPDWLWETMEQENQESREKTREPATPSPCPEARTVTPSSAPSTRNTRDGRSAPATDRAGDRHDTCGTRLTCDACGGRDSSHTRDTSFTRDTRDACDTSLTHGALSTQDTTGACDIEDARGARDTYGASVPRDTRGARDTGGAHGTHDPHATVTRDTRGTCDMSGKTHCPPDVPDAGSSTLVGQPQNLSPVTPPGLTQKKKGVAGRIWRGLLKHLCCGLPSKRGKKVSPETPRG